In the genome of uncultured Sphaerochaeta sp., the window GCATTTTGATGCTGAGGAACAGGCTCTCTGGACCTTGGGCAGTGCCGAACGCATTGAAGAGACAATTCTGGCAAACCTTCATTTGCTCCCCAATGGCAGCAAGCTGACCATTTCAGGTGAGCCGCACAAGACGCTCAACTTCTCCGCCGACCTGCTGCACGACCAGAGAATGAGCACCTATGCCAGTTATCTGCTTGTCTTTTTGGTAGTGCTCTTTGCTTTCAAATCACTGTCACTTGCCCTCTATGCCCTGATTCCGATCCTGACGGGAGTCATGGCGAACTACATCTTCATGTATTTCTTCCAGATTCCTTTCGATATGATCACCGTCAGCTTTGCTGCAGTTGCCGTAGGTACAGGCATCGATGATGCCATCCACTTCCTCATCCGCTACAAGAATAAGTTGGGAAAGGACGACAGGAGTACCGAAGCACTCCTGTCGGAGACCATCCGGGAGACAGGAAGACCCATTATTCTGACAACGCTCTCCATCATCGCCGGCATGATGATGTTCCTCTTTGCAAGCTATACGCCGGTACGATACTTCGGGAGCCTGATGAGTATGGCCTTGCTGAACTGCATGCTCTCCACCCTTCTGATCATGCCCTCAGTGATTCGTCTGGTGGCCTTCCTCAAACGGCGTTTCCCCCGCAAGATATGAGCTGAGGGTCTGGGCCCACTGCATCAGGGAGAATCGCTGGCTGGCTTCCTTTGCGCTCCTCCCCATCGATTGCAGCTTCGCCCTGTCAGCCATCAGACGGTCCACCAGATGCACGAACTGGCGTTCCTCCCCGTATAGATATCCACACGCCTCTTCCTCGATGGAGAAGCCTAGCGAGCCATCCTCCTGCAAGAGGACTGGCAGTGATGCAGCCATCGCCTCGATGAAGCCCAGACCTTGGGACTCCCTGATCGAGGAAGAGACGAAGAGGTCAGCGATATGGTAGTAGAGAGGAATGTCAGCAGGTGCAACAAAACCGGTGAAGATGACCTGTTTCTCCAAACCAAGATCACGCACCTGCTTTTTCAGGCTTGCTTCCTTCGGCCCTCCTCCGACGATGACCAGCTTTGCCTCCTTGTGCAGGACCGTGAGCAGGAAAAAAGCGTCGATGGTGAGGTTCAGGCGCTTCTCAGCTGCCAACCTGGAAACACTCATCAAAACGAAATCCGAACTGACCAAGCCCAAGGAAGTACGTAATGCATCAAGCGTATGCTCAAGCGGGGGAAGGGAAAACCGCTCGAGCTCGATGCCACTGGGAAGCACCACCATCTCCTTGGCAATGCCGTAGCGGCACAACATGGAGCGATGGGCTTCGGAAGGACTGATGATAAGATCCGAAAAACGCACCCGCCTTTTGACAACCTTGCCCATGAGCTGGTCCCACAGGTGGTGACGGATGCGCATCTGCTCGTTGTATCGGGTGAAGTCGGTATGACAGGTGTGGACCAGCCTGACTCCCAACGCTTTAGCAATTCGTCGTGCATAGCCCATGGTGAAGAACTCATTGTTTGAGTGCACCACCTCGGGCTTCCAAGCAAGGATCTCTGCAAGAAGAGGATCATGATACGAGAAAGTCATGGAGGAGTCGGGGAAGAGCTTCACAGGCGATGCATGCAGATGATATACCCCATCCTCACAGTAGGATGTCCGCCTTGGCCCGATGGTGAGGAGGCGCACTTCGTGACCAAGCTTGGTCAGTGTGCTCCGTTCATTCAGCACGACCGTGGTGACCCCTCCGAGGGTAGGAAGGTAGAAATCGGTGGTGATGAGTACTCTCACACAATCCCCCTACGTTTACTATACCCCTCTGGTATTGTGCGA includes:
- a CDS encoding glycosyltransferase, which translates into the protein MRVLITTDFYLPTLGGVTTVVLNERSTLTKLGHEVRLLTIGPRRTSYCEDGVYHLHASPVKLFPDSSMTFSYHDPLLAEILAWKPEVVHSNNEFFTMGYARRIAKALGVRLVHTCHTDFTRYNEQMRIRHHLWDQLMGKVVKRRVRFSDLIISPSEAHRSMLCRYGIAKEMVVLPSGIELERFSLPPLEHTLDALRTSLGLVSSDFVLMSVSRLAAEKRLNLTIDAFFLLTVLHKEAKLVIVGGGPKEASLKKQVRDLGLEKQVIFTGFVAPADIPLYYHIADLFVSSSIRESQGLGFIEAMAASLPVLLQEDGSLGFSIEEEACGYLYGEERQFVHLVDRLMADRAKLQSMGRSAKEASQRFSLMQWAQTLSSYLAGETPFEEGHQTNH